GCGAATTGGTAAAATGCATGAACAGAAGTTGAAAGAATTATGCCGCCAGTATGATCTCTCGCTGATCGAGGCTAAGATCATTGCTTTCTTACATAATAACCCCACAAAAGATACCGCAGGTGATATCGTCGAGCTACGGATGCTCTCAAAAGGGAATGTATCCCAGGCAGTTGATCTTTTATGTCAGAAGGGGCTTCTTTCAAAAACAGCAGACCAGACGGATCGCAGGAAAACGCATCTTTCCCTGCTGCCATCATGCGAAAATGTTACCAGAGCAATCGACACGTTCCAGTCTGCTTTTTACCACAATCTGTTTGACGGATTTTCATTAGAAGAATTCCAGATGTTCGCCTCGCTGAATGAACGTCTGGCATCCAACGTAGCAACTATTTATCACAAAGGAGATTATTAGACATGAACAAAGACAAAGATTTTCTGGGTACTGAACCCGTCGGAAAGCTGATGTTCCGGCTGGCGCTTCCGACGATCACCGCACAGCTCATCAATATGCTGTACAACATTATTGACCGTATTTACATTGGACACATTCCTGGTAATGGGGCACTTGCCCTTACCGGAGTCGGTGTATGTATGCCACTGATTATGATCATTTCCGCTTTTGCCGCACTGGTTGGAGGCGGTGGTGCACCGCATGCTTCGATTGCAATGGGAAAAAATGATCTTAATACTGCAGAACATATTCTGGGTAACTGCTTTTTCCTGCAGATTCTGATTTCTATAATCCTGACAGTCATCCTGCTGTTTGGTAACCGTACTTTTCTTCTTGCCTTCGGTGCCAGTGAAAATACGATTGAATACGCTGTAAATTATATGAACATTTACGCTGTCGGCACTATTTTCGTCCAGCTTACCCTTGGCATGAATATGTTTATCACCACACAGGGTTTTGCCAAAACAGGTATGCTCTCTGTTCTGATCGGAGCAGTGATGAACATTGTTCTGGATCCGCTGTTTATCTTTGCATTCCATCTGGGTGTCAGAGGTGCTGCGCTTGCCACAATTCTGTCACAGGCAGTCTCCTGCATCTGGGTTCTTTCTTTCCTTTGCGGAAAAAAGACGATCCTGCACATCCGGAAAAAGAATCTCATCCTGAAACCGGAGATTATTCTTCCTTGTGTCGCTCTCGGGCTTGCCACATTTATCATGCAGGCTAGTGAGAGTATCATCTCTGTATGTTTCAACTCTTCTCTGCTGAAATACGGAGGAGATATCGCAGTTGGTGCCATGACGATCCTTACCAGTGTCATGCAGTTCGCAATGCTGCCACTGCAGGGTCTTGGACAGGGTGCACAACCAGTCCTGAGCTATAATTACGGTGCAAAAAACAGAGATCGTGTAAAAAAAGCTTTCAGGCTTCTTTTAACAGCAAGCCTCTGTTATTCCACAATTCTGTGGGCATTTATTATGCTCTTCCCTCAGGTGTTTGCAGAAATGTTTACTTCCGATTCTGCACTGCTTGGTTTTACTAAATCAGCACTCCGGATTTACTGTGCCTGCCTGCTGCTTTTCGGAATCCAGATCGCATGCCAGATGGCATTTACATCATTCGGAAAAGCAAAGGCTTCGATTGCTGTCGCTGTTACACGTAAATTTATCCTGTTGCTGCCACTGATCTATCTGCTGCCGCATATTCTGACCGGGAACAAGACCAATGCAGTGTATATGGCTGAACCGATTGCAGACTTCCTGGCTGTATCCTTCACGACGGTTTTGTTTACGTTTCAGTTTAGGAAAGTGTTGAAAGAACTTGAGGGGTAGTCGCAAGAGGGCATAAAAAATAATCCCTGGTAGCTGCTAAGTTGCACGAACCATTCCAACGAGCCTTTCAAAGCATCAATTGTGTCAGCAATGGCTTCCACAATTGATTAAGTCTCGTTTCCATCGTGCAAAGACGCATCTACTAGGGATTATTTTTTATTTACGTTGTTGACTGAGTTTTACTTCTTTGACAGGATTTTGAACTGGAGCCGTAAATCATTGTTTTATAATTTACACTTTACCTCAATTAGGCTTCCTGACCATCGGCGATTTTAGATGTTTCTTTTTCCTGGAATAATAATGCAAAAATCTTTCTTACTAATGGGCCGGCGAAGCAGAGCTGCCAGAAAAATGCCATCGGGAAGTTGATTGCAGTGGTCTGGAACCAGACGGATACGAACTGGGTTCCGGCATTTTTGAAGAGCAGGGTTGCTGCGAAGCTCATAAGCGGACACATTCCTATGACGGATACTACGGAAATGGCGATCACCAGGTGAAAGGCATTGTCTCTTTCCAGATTAACAATGGAAAATGCTTTTTTCTTTGCAAATGGTCCAATCAGGAAGAAATCAAGAATGAATGCAATTGGTCCCATAATGACCAGCTCGTGGAATGCATTTAAAAATACCTGGTTGTTCATTCCTCCTACGTTGAGAGCAATGTTGTAACAGATCATGGTATAAACCATCACGAACACCATGATAATTGTGAAAATAACGTCTTGAAATTTGTTTTTTGGCATAAAAATATCCTCCTTCATAATAAGCGTAACAGAAAATGTGTTGTTCGTTCATCATTCCGGAGGAATGTATCGTTTCCAATATAACCGAGATTCTATTCTTTTTTCTATATGGCATATGCCAGACAACGCCATATCAGCAAGATTTATAATACCTCAACTCTTTAAAAACAGTCAAGTATTTTTTCAGATACATTGAATCATTTTTATCTCTTTTTTCCAAATAAAGAACTCCATACCGTCAGGACCGCTCCTGCAAAAAGAGCCAGATCCGAGAGATTAAAAGTGATATCCGAGAGTTTCCTGTTCTTTGTTTTCAGAGACAGATAATCGACCACATAACCTCTTTTGAAACGGTCATAAGTATTACCAACTGCTCCGCCCAGCATCAGCGATATTCCAAGCTTTGCCAGTTTGCGTCCTGGTTCTTTCCAAAGAAGGTGCTCCCAGAAAAACAGGATTCCAAGTGCTGCCGCCGACATGCCCTTTACCAGCTTTGGTCTGGAATCCAAATGATTCATCATCAGACCTTTGTTGTGGACTTTGCGGTAGATTCCTTTTCCCTTCCAAATCCGGTGTTCTTCCCCGTCTCTTACATTTTCTTCAGTATATTTTTTAATTCCAAGATCGCACCCGGCAACAAAAGCTCCGGTTAAAATGCTCAGGATTTCCATAATTATTCTCCTTTGATGCGCGCGATTTCCTGTTCGCATACCTCTGTCTGTTCTTCACGCTTTTCGATTGCTTCGCAGAGTGCGATAAAATCGGTATCTACCACTTCCCCCTGTTTGAAACGCTCATATACCAATCGTCCGATCTCTGTCATATCCCGCTCGCTGTCTCGCTTCAGACCATAGATCTCATTTTTCTTTTTCTGGATATCGATCGTATCTCCTGCCTTCTTTCCAAGATCATCCACGGTATCTGAAATCCGCTTTCCTATTGTATCAAAAAAATCACTCATTTACTTTTTCCCCTTTCGCATCTGCGTATTTTTCAGAACCGCCTGATCTGCTCAAAAGTACGGTAAAGGTTCAATGCTCCATATCCCCATTCCTGGTTCGGATAATTCATGTCTGTCTTCCGTGAAGCTCCCAATATCAGCAGATTCTTCATCTGTGATGCATCCAGATTCACTCCATGCCTATCCAGCCACTCCATAAAAAGTGCCAGTGCTCCGGAAGTGATCCCAACTGCTATACTGGAACCAGATCTTGCAACAAACTGCCCCCTTAAATTGATCCCTGTCACATTGATCCCCGGCGCAGCAAAATCCGGTTTGATTCTGTTATCTCTAGTATAACCTCTTCCAGAACTGACTGCAATGCTATTTTCCTTTCCATTATAGTACGCTGCACAGACCACCGCCCCGGTATCCCCTGGTTCCATCACCGTATATTCCGGATTTGCACGGATAAAATAGACATTTCCCGTCAGAAACTCTTCCATTGGAAGCCAGATATGAAAGATTCCATTCCCCAGCTCCAGTGTTTCCGGTATAATCTTCCAGATTCCGCTTCCCGGTCTTTCAAACTGAAAAAATGCCAGCTGCGCCCCGGTCGTCTCTACCAGAACCCGGTAATTAAATATTACCCTGGTCTGCTCGAATACAAACACATACTCTCCTATTCCCCGTTTGAGCGAGATCGGTCCTACGGTCTGTCCTGTTGGAGATGCAATAGAAAGAGCCAGAAGATTCGGAAGTTCTGTCCATAGTTCCATCACAAAACCTCTGGTATTATTCCCTACATTAATCTCGACCGGCAGATTATTTTCCTGTTCCAGAATTCCCAGATAATGATGCCTTTTATCTGCCTCGTTGCCACTTCCGGTCACAATCCCGATTCCTTCGCTCGCCGCTACATTTTGCAGATACTCTGACAGGATTGAATATCCTCCATGTCCTCCAAAGCTTGTTCCAACTGCCAGACAGATCACCAATGGTCTTTTCAGCTCTTCTTGTACCTTCTGCAGATAAAAAACCGCCGCTACCAGATCATTTTCCTGATAGCATCCGGCATCCCGGTCTACAAAATAGTACTCCCGTAAATATTCTTTTGCCTCTTTCAGCTTCACGATCACCATCTCTGCCTCCGGCGCTGCCCCGATAAACAGATTCTCCGGATTTGCCCCTCCGCATGCCACACTTGCAACAAAAGTGCCATGTCCGTCCGTATCAAATGACGGAACGGTTTCCTTGGGATTCTCACTTAGGATTGCCTGATTGATTTGTTCCTTCGTATATTCACTTCCATATCCGATTTCCCGTGGCGCTGTTCCACTTTGTTCTTCCTGATCCCAGATTCGCTGGATCCTGGTCGAACCATCCAGATTCCGGAAAATGGGATCCAGATAGTTGATCCCAGTATCAATGATCCCAACCAGAACTCCTTCACCACTCAGTTCCAGACCAGGTATATTCTGAACCGCAGCAATTCCCGCCTGCTGGATTGCTGCCATATCCAGTGTTGTATAACACTTCGGAACCATTGTATAAGGATAATCGGCAAGTGACTTTTTTCTGTCTTCACTCTGGTCAATATAAAAAAGCTCAAAACCGTATTTCAACGGTATCCGGCATCCGTTTTCCAAAGGAAAGTTTTTCCCAAGAGCACCGGTATCCCTCATCATAAAATCCCTGTATTCTTCTGACAGGATCTTTTCTTTACATTCTTCCTGTAGCATAAAAATCCCTCATATACTTTCTTTTGGAAAATATATGAGGGATTTTTCTTTCTTATTACTATGATACTGGACGGTTACGCATTTTGCACTCCATATCCATTCTTTATTCGGTACGTTTCTTTTCAATATCCTCGTAGAAGGAAGTCACTTCTTTTCCTTTTTCCAGGGTACTTACATTCGGACCACTCTTGAATACGATTTTCAGAAGAATTGGTGTGATGATCGTTGTGATCACTACCACGATGATAACCGGTCCGAGGAAATTACCGCCCATCATACCGAGTGCTTCTCCCTTGCTGGCAACGATCAGCGCAACCTCACCACGGGAGATCATTCCGACACCGATTCGTGCACACTGATAATTCTTATATCCACACATCTTCGCACCAAGGGCACAGCCAACGATCTTTGTCAGGATCGCAACAATGGTAAGAATCACTGCAAAGCCTACAATTGCAGCACTCATCTTCGGAAGTTCTACCTTCAGCCCGATACTTGCGAAAAATACCGGTGAAAGCAGCATATAAGACATGGTATCAAATTTCTTCAACACGAAATCAGATTTACTTGTATTGGAAATGATCAGTCCGGCGATAAATGCACCGGTGATATCTGCAACACCGAAGAATTTCTCTGCCACATAAGCCATCAGCAGACAAAATACAAATGCCATGATTGCATGACGTCTGAGTCCCTTTTCCGCCTGATCTGTCCACTTTTTAAATATCTTGTAAAAGATCAGTCCGATCACACCTGCAAATGCGAAGAATGCAACGATCTTCAGTAATACAACTGAAATCTTTACCGATTCATCTGCCATACTTGTTACCAGTGTCAGTGCAATGATACCAAGCACGTCATCAATGATCGCAGCTCCAAGAATCGCATTTCCGGATTTGGTTTTTAATTTACCAAGTTCTTTTAATGTCTCTACCGTAATACTTACGGAAGTTGCTGTCAGGATAACACCGATAAAGATATTCTGCAAAAATACGCTGCAGGATGCATCGGATGCGATCACATCCGGACGGTTAAAGAACATTGCAGTCGCATAACCGCCGATCAGTGGAACGATAACACCTATCAGTGCAATAACGAAGGATGCTTTTCCACTTGCCTTCAATTCCTGTATATCAGTTTCCAGACCTGCACAAAACATCAGCACGATAACACCGATCTCTGCAACGTTATGTATAAAGCTTGTCTCTGTCAGGATCCCAAGCATCGCCGGTCCAAGAAGAACGCCTGCAAGAAGTGCCCCTACAACCTGTGGCATCTGTACCTTTCTGGTCGCAAGACCAAGTGCTTTAGTACAAAGTAAAATAATTGCAAGATCCAGTAAATACTTATAAGTCTCCATTCTCTCTCACTCCTGTTTATATCTTGTTTTTTTAGACACATTGTCTAATGTACACCTTTTAATACAATTTTTCAACAAAAAAATACCCGTAAATCTTTAATTTACGGATATTTCCCATTCTATTTTTGTATAACCGCCATGTTTTTTTGATATATGAAGATTATTGTTATACTCAGTGATGCTCAAGCCTTGGTACAGACTGGCTTCTCAGTTCGATCAGCGGTCCTCCGGTTCCTTCGATATATGCCTCCGTGATCGTCACTTCCCCGATGCTGTCATCCTTCGGAATCTCATACATAATATCCAGCATGAATTCTTCAATGATCGCACGCAGTGCACGGGCTCCGGTATCCTTCTTCATTGCCTTTCTTGCGATCGCATGAAGTGCACCATCATCGAATTTCAGATTGACCTCATCCAGTGCCAGAAGCTTCTGATACTGCTTGAGGATCGCATTTTTCGGCTCTTTTAATATCTGAACCATCATCTCTTCATCCAGTCCCTGAAGCGTAAATACGATCGGGAGACGTCCCAGAAATTCCGGAATCATTCCGAAGTTACGCAGATCTTCTGTCGTCACCTTCTCCAGTATTTTCTTATCATGATCATATTTGTCTTTCAGATCCGCTCCAAACCCGATAGAAGAATTCTTCATCAGTCTTTCCTTGATGATCTGCTCAAGATCCGGGAACGCACCGCCACAGATAAAAAGGATATTCTTTGTATTGACTGTAGTGAGCGGAACCATCGCATTCTTACTGTTGGCTCCTACCGGCACTTCCACTTCGCTGCCTTCTAACAGCTTTAACATTCCCTGCTGTACGGATTCTCCGCTGACATCTCTCTGGCTGGTATTCTTCTTCTTCGCAATCTTGTCGATCTCATCGATAAAGATAATTCCCTGTTCCGCCTTATCTACGTCGTTGTCCGCAGCTGCAAGGAGCTTTGATACTACACTTTCAATATCATCCCCTATGTAGCCGGCCTCGGTAAGAGAGGTCGCATCGGTAA
The sequence above is drawn from the Coprococcus comes ATCC 27758 genome and encodes:
- a CDS encoding MarR family winged helix-turn-helix transcriptional regulator, with amino-acid sequence MNITYLLVLMQRIGKMHEQKLKELCRQYDLSLIEAKIIAFLHNNPTKDTAGDIVELRMLSKGNVSQAVDLLCQKGLLSKTADQTDRRKTHLSLLPSCENVTRAIDTFQSAFYHNLFDGFSLEEFQMFASLNERLASNVATIYHKGDY
- a CDS encoding MATE family efflux transporter, which encodes MNKDKDFLGTEPVGKLMFRLALPTITAQLINMLYNIIDRIYIGHIPGNGALALTGVGVCMPLIMIISAFAALVGGGGAPHASIAMGKNDLNTAEHILGNCFFLQILISIILTVILLFGNRTFLLAFGASENTIEYAVNYMNIYAVGTIFVQLTLGMNMFITTQGFAKTGMLSVLIGAVMNIVLDPLFIFAFHLGVRGAALATILSQAVSCIWVLSFLCGKKTILHIRKKNLILKPEIILPCVALGLATFIMQASESIISVCFNSSLLKYGGDIAVGAMTILTSVMQFAMLPLQGLGQGAQPVLSYNYGAKNRDRVKKAFRLLLTASLCYSTILWAFIMLFPQVFAEMFTSDSALLGFTKSALRIYCACLLLFGIQIACQMAFTSFGKAKASIAVAVTRKFILLLPLIYLLPHILTGNKTNAVYMAEPIADFLAVSFTTVLFTFQFRKVLKELEG
- a CDS encoding DUF2798 domain-containing protein; translated protein: MPKNKFQDVIFTIIMVFVMVYTMICYNIALNVGGMNNQVFLNAFHELVIMGPIAFILDFFLIGPFAKKKAFSIVNLERDNAFHLVIAISVVSVIGMCPLMSFAATLLFKNAGTQFVSVWFQTTAINFPMAFFWQLCFAGPLVRKIFALLFQEKETSKIADGQEA
- a CDS encoding signal peptidase II → MEILSILTGAFVAGCDLGIKKYTEENVRDGEEHRIWKGKGIYRKVHNKGLMMNHLDSRPKLVKGMSAAALGILFFWEHLLWKEPGRKLAKLGISLMLGGAVGNTYDRFKRGYVVDYLSLKTKNRKLSDITFNLSDLALFAGAVLTVWSSLFGKKR
- a CDS encoding S8 family peptidase, whose protein sequence is MLQEECKEKILSEEYRDFMMRDTGALGKNFPLENGCRIPLKYGFELFYIDQSEDRKKSLADYPYTMVPKCYTTLDMAAIQQAGIAAVQNIPGLELSGEGVLVGIIDTGINYLDPIFRNLDGSTRIQRIWDQEEQSGTAPREIGYGSEYTKEQINQAILSENPKETVPSFDTDGHGTFVASVACGGANPENLFIGAAPEAEMVIVKLKEAKEYLREYYFVDRDAGCYQENDLVAAVFYLQKVQEELKRPLVICLAVGTSFGGHGGYSILSEYLQNVAASEGIGIVTGSGNEADKRHHYLGILEQENNLPVEINVGNNTRGFVMELWTELPNLLALSIASPTGQTVGPISLKRGIGEYVFVFEQTRVIFNYRVLVETTGAQLAFFQFERPGSGIWKIIPETLELGNGIFHIWLPMEEFLTGNVYFIRANPEYTVMEPGDTGAVVCAAYYNGKENSIAVSSGRGYTRDNRIKPDFAAPGINVTGINLRGQFVARSGSSIAVGITSGALALFMEWLDRHGVNLDASQMKNLLILGASRKTDMNYPNQEWGYGALNLYRTFEQIRRF
- a CDS encoding cation:proton antiporter, which encodes METYKYLLDLAIILLCTKALGLATRKVQMPQVVGALLAGVLLGPAMLGILTETSFIHNVAEIGVIVLMFCAGLETDIQELKASGKASFVIALIGVIVPLIGGYATAMFFNRPDVIASDASCSVFLQNIFIGVILTATSVSITVETLKELGKLKTKSGNAILGAAIIDDVLGIIALTLVTSMADESVKISVVLLKIVAFFAFAGVIGLIFYKIFKKWTDQAEKGLRRHAIMAFVFCLLMAYVAEKFFGVADITGAFIAGLIISNTSKSDFVLKKFDTMSYMLLSPVFFASIGLKVELPKMSAAIVGFAVILTIVAILTKIVGCALGAKMCGYKNYQCARIGVGMISRGEVALIVASKGEALGMMGGNFLGPVIIVVVITTIITPILLKIVFKSGPNVSTLEKGKEVTSFYEDIEKKRTE
- the clpX gene encoding ATP-dependent Clp protease ATP-binding subunit ClpX produces the protein MAENDQKDKTVEKVTGEVENTDKKENNEDRYEKVCFICHRPESVTGKMIDLPNNICVCPDCMQKSFDAMNNMNFGGMDYSQFMNMGPMMGFGDMDAQIPKSQRVKKKKPEEEKEPILNIKDIPAPHKIKAKLDEYVVGQEYAKKVMSVAVYNHYKRVATDTMDEIEIEKSNMLMIGPTGSGKTYLVKTLAKLLDVPLAITDATSLTEAGYIGDDIESVVSKLLAAADNDVDKAEQGIIFIDEIDKIAKKKNTSQRDVSGESVQQGMLKLLEGSEVEVPVGANSKNAMVPLTTVNTKNILFICGGAFPDLEQIIKERLMKNSSIGFGADLKDKYDHDKKILEKVTTEDLRNFGMIPEFLGRLPIVFTLQGLDEEMMVQILKEPKNAILKQYQKLLALDEVNLKFDDGALHAIARKAMKKDTGARALRAIIEEFMLDIMYEIPKDDSIGEVTITEAYIEGTGGPLIELRSQSVPRLEHH